The Geotrypetes seraphini chromosome 12, aGeoSer1.1, whole genome shotgun sequence nucleotide sequence GAACACATCCTGTACTTTGAATGCTAGTTTCTTTCTGCAGTAATTTGGAATTTTAATGTTACATTCATgggtgtctctcttctctgcaggATATTTCCAGACATACAGATGTGACCGGAGGGGATAAAGCGGACATGGAATCGGAGGTCTCTGATGAAGCGGTATGTTGCCTACATTGAACACATCCTGTACTTTGGATGCTAGTTTCTTTCTGCAGTAATTTGGGATTTATTGTTACATTCATgggtgtctctcttctctgcaggAGATTTCCAGACATACAAATGTGACCAGAGAGGATAAAGCGGACATGGAGTCGGAGGTCTCTGATGAAGAGGTATATTGCTTCCATGGTGAACACATCCTGTACTTTGGATGCTAGTTTCTTTCTGCAGTAATTTAGGATTTTAATGTTACGTTCATGGGTGTCTCTCTTCTCTACAGATTTCCAGACATACAGATGTGACGGGTGGGGATAAAGCGGATATGGAGTCGGAGGTCTCTGATGAAGCGGTATGTTGCCTACATTGTGAACACATCCTGTACTTTGAATGCTAGTTTCTTTCTGCAGTAATTTGGAATTTTAATGTTACATTCATgggtgtctctcttctctgcaggAGATTTCCAGACATACAGATGTAACCGGTGGGGATAAAGCGGACATGGAGTCGGAGGTCTCTGATGAAGCGGTATGTTGCCTACATTGTGAACACATCCTGTACTTTGGATGCTAGTTTCTTTCTGCAGTAATTTGGGATTTTAATGTTACATTCATgggtgtctctcttctctgcagaTTTCCAGACATATAGATGTGACCGGAGGGGATAAAGCGGACATGGAGTCGGAGGTCTCTGATGAAGCGGTATGTTGCCTACATTGTGAACCCATCCTGTACTTTGGATGCTAAGTTTCTTTCTGCAGTAATTTGGGATTTTAATGTTACATTCATgggtgtctctcttctctgcaggAGATTTCCAGACATACAGATGTAACCGGTGGGGATAAAGCGGACATGGAGTCGGAGGTCTCTGATGAAGCGGTATGTTGCCTACATTGTGAACCCATCCTGTACTTTGGATGCTAAGTTTCTTTTTGCATTAATTTGGGATTTTAATGTTACATTCATgggtgtctctcttctctgcaggAGATTTCCAGACATACAAATGTGACCGGTGGGGATAAAGCGGACATGGAGTCGGAGATCTCTGATGAAGCGGTATGTTGCCTGTATGGTAAACACATCCTGTACTTTGGATGCTAGTTTCTTTCTGCAGTAATTTGGGATTTTAATGTTACATTCATgggtgtctctcttctctgcaggATATTTCCAGACATACAGATGTGACCGGAGGGGATAAAGCGGATATGGAATCGGAGGTCTCTGATGAAGCGGTATGTTGCCTACATTGAACACATCCTGTACTTTGGATGCTAGTTTCTTTCTGCAGTAATTTGGGATTTTAATGTTACATTCATgggtgtctctcttctctgcaggAGATTTCCAGACATACAGATGTGACCGGAGGGGATAAAGCGGACATGGAATCGGAGGTCTCTGATGAAGCGGTATGTTGCCTACATTGAACACATCCTGTACTTTGGATGCTAGTTTCTTTCTGCAGTAATTTGGGATTTATTGTTACATTCATgggtgtctctcttctctgcaggAGATTTCCAGACATACAAATGTGACCGGTGGGGATAAAGCGGACATGGAGTCGGAGGTCTCTGATGAAGAGGTATATTGCTTCCATGGTGAACACATCCTGTACTTTGGATGCTAGTTTCTTTCTGCAGTAATTTAGGATTTTAATGTTACGTTCATGGGTGTCTCTCTTCTCTACAGATTTCCAGACATACAGATGTGACGGGTGGGGATAAAGCAGATATGGAGTCGGAGGTCTCTGATGAAGCGGTATGTTGCCTACATTGTGAACACATCCTGTACTTTGGATGCTAGTTTCTTTCTGCAGTAATTTGGGATTTTAATGTTACATTCATgggtgtctctcttctctgcagaTTTCCAGACATATAGATGTGACCGGAGGGGATAAAGCGGACATGGAGTCGGAGGTCTCTGATGAAGCGGTATGTTGCCTACATTGTGAACCCATCCTGTACTTTGGATGCTAAGTTTCTTTCTGCAGTAATTTGGGATTTTAATGTTACATTCATgggtgtctctcttctctgcagaTTTCCAGACATATAGATGTGACCGGAGGG carries:
- the LOC117346062 gene encoding ankyrin-2-like isoform X21, whose product is MDQEISRHTDVTGGDKADMESEVSDEAISRHTDVTGGDKADMESEVSDEADISRHTDVTGGDKADMESEVSDEAEISRHTNVTREDKADMESEVSDEEISRHTDVTGGDKADMESEVSDEAEISRHTDVTGGDKADMESEVSDEAISRHTDVTGGDKADMESEVSDEAEISRHTNVTGGDKADMESEISDEADISRHTDVTGGDKADMESEVSDEAEISRHTDVTGGDKADMESEVSDEAEISRHTNVTGGDKADMESEVSDEEISRHTDVTGGDKADMESEVSDEAISRHIDVTGGDKADMESEVSDEAISRHIDVTGGDKADMESEVSDEAEISRHTDVTGGDKADMESEVSDEAISRHTDVTGGDKADMESEVSDEAEISRHTDVTGGDKADMESEVSDEAGISRHTDVIGGDKADMESEFSDEEEISRHTDVTGGDKADMESEVSDEEVSTKKERHYRLGEDNLEDTLEYEFPTAAGLMPLTEREKDEDMIPITPQPSALDPVAILEPVMR
- the LOC117346062 gene encoding ankyrin-2-like isoform X7 is translated as MDQEISRHTDVTGGDKADMESEVSDEADISRHTDVTGGDKADMESEVSDEAEISRHTNVTREDKADMESEVSDEEISRHTDVTGGDKADMESEVSDEAEISRHTDVTGGDKADMESEVSDEAISRHIDVTGGDKADMESEVSDEAEISRHTDVTGGDKADMESEVSDEAEISRHTNVTGGDKADMESEISDEADISRHTDVTGGDKADMESEVSDEAEISRHTDVTGGDKADMESEVSDEAEISRHTNVTGGDKADMESEVSDEEISRHTDVTGGDKADMESEVSDEAISRHIDVTGGDKADMESEVSDEAISRHIDVTGGDKADMESEVSDEAEISRHTDVTGGDKADMESEVSDEAISRHTDVTGGDKADMESEVSDEAEISRHTDVTGGDKADMESEVSDEAGISRHTDVIGGDKADMESEFSDEEEISRHTDVTGGDKADMESEVSDEEVSTKKERHYRLGEDNLEDTLEYEFPTAAGLMPLTEREKDEDMIPITPQPSALDPVAILEPVMR
- the LOC117346062 gene encoding ankyrin-2-like isoform X10, which encodes MDQEISRHTDVTGGDKADMESEVSDEAISRHTDVTGGDKADMESEVSDEADISRHTDVTGGDKADMESEVSDEAEISRHTNVTREDKADMESEVSDEEISRHTDVTGGDKADMESEVSDEAEISRHTDVTGGDKADMESEVSDEAISRHIDVTGGDKADMESEVSDEAEISRHTDVTGGDKADMESEVSDEAEISRHTNVTGGDKADMESEISDEADISRHTDVTGGDKADMESEVSDEAEISRHTDVTGGDKADMESEVSDEAEISRHTNVTGGDKADMESEVSDEEISRHIDVTGGDKADMESEVSDEAISRHIDVTGGDKADMESEVSDEAEISRHTDVTGGDKADMESEVSDEAISRHTDVTGGDKADMESEVSDEAEISRHTDVTGGDKADMESEVSDEAGISRHTDVIGGDKADMESEFSDEEEISRHTDVTGGDKADMESEVSDEEVSTKKERHYRLGEDNLEDTLEYEFPTAAGLMPLTEREKDEDMIPITPQPSALDPVAILEPVMR
- the LOC117346062 gene encoding ankyrin-2-like isoform X26, translated to MDQEISRHTDVTGGDKADMESEVSDEAISRHTDVTGGDKADMESEVSDEADISRHTDVTGGDKADMESEVSDEAEISRHTNVTREDKADMESEVSDEEISRHTDVTGGDKADMESEVSDEAEISRHTDVTGGDKADMESEVSDEAISRHIDVTGGDKADMESEVSDEAEISRHTDVTGGDKADMESEVSDEAEISRHTNVTGGDKADMESEISDEAISRHTDVTGGDKADMESEVSDEAEISRHTNVTGGDKADMESEVSDEEISRHTDVTGGDKADMESEVSDEAISRHIDVTGGDKADMESEVSDEAISRHIDVTGGDKADMESEVSDEAEISRHTDVTGGDKADMESEVSDEAISRHTDVTGGDKADMESEVSDEAEISRHTDVTGGDKADMESEVSDEAGISRHTDVIGGDKADMESEFSDEEEISRHTDVTGGDKADMESEVSDEEVSTKKERHYRLGEDNLEDTLEYEFPTAAGLMPLTEREKDEDMIPITPQPSALDPVAILEPVMR
- the LOC117346062 gene encoding ankyrin-2-like isoform X6 encodes the protein MDQEISRHTDVTGGDKADMESEVSDEAISRHTDVTGGDKADMESEVSDEADISRHTDVTGGDKADMESEVSDEAEISRHTNVTREDKADMESEVSDEEISRHTDVTGGDKADMESEVSDEAEISRHTDVTGGDKADMESEVSDEAISRHIDVTGGDKADMESEVSDEAEISRHTDVTGGDKADMESEVSDEEISRHTNVTGGDKADMESEISDEADISRHTDVTGGDKADMESEVSDEAEISRHTDVTGGDKADMESEVSDEAEISRHTNVTGGDKADMESEVSDEEISRHTDVTGGDKADMESEVSDEAISRHIDVTGGDKADMESEVSDEAISRHIDVTGGDKADMESEVSDEAEISRHTDVTGGDKADMESEVSDEAISRHTDVTGGDKADMESEVSDEAEISRHTDVTGGDKADMESEVSDEAGISRHTDVIGGDKADMESEFSDEEEISRHTDVTGGDKADMESEVSDEEVSTKKERHYRLGEDNLEDTLEYEFPTAAGLMPLTEREKDEDMIPITPQPSALDPVAILEPVMR
- the LOC117346062 gene encoding ankyrin-2-like isoform X8, which produces MDQEISRHTDVTGGDKADMESEVSDEAISRHTDVTGGDKADMESEVSDEADISRHTDVTGGDKADMESEVSDEAEISRHTNVTREDKADMESEVSDEEEISRHTDVTGGDKADMESEVSDEAISRHIDVTGGDKADMESEVSDEAEISRHTDVTGGDKADMESEVSDEAEISRHTNVTGGDKADMESEISDEADISRHTDVTGGDKADMESEVSDEAEISRHTDVTGGDKADMESEVSDEAEISRHTNVTGGDKADMESEVSDEEISRHTDVTGGDKADMESEVSDEAISRHIDVTGGDKADMESEVSDEAISRHIDVTGGDKADMESEVSDEAEISRHTDVTGGDKADMESEVSDEAISRHTDVTGGDKADMESEVSDEAEISRHTDVTGGDKADMESEVSDEAGISRHTDVIGGDKADMESEFSDEEEISRHTDVTGGDKADMESEVSDEEVSTKKERHYRLGEDNLEDTLEYEFPTAAGLMPLTEREKDEDMIPITPQPSALDPVAILEPVMR
- the LOC117346062 gene encoding ankyrin-2-like isoform X41, whose translation is MDQEISRHTDVTGGDKADMESEVSDEAISRHTDVTGGDKADMESEVSDEADISRHTDVTGGDKADMESEVSDEAEISRHTNVTREDKADMESEVSDEEISRHTDVTGGDKADMESEVSDEAEISRHTDVTGGDKADMESEVSDEAISRHIDVTGGDKADMESEVSDEAEISRHTDVTGGDKADMESEVSDEAEISRHTNVTGGDKADMESEISDEADISRHTDVTGGDKADMESEVSDEAEISRHTDVTGGDKADMESEVSDEAEISRHTNVTGGDKADMESEVSDEEISRHTDVTGGDKADMESEVSDEAISRHIDVTGGDKADMESEVSDEAISRHIDVTGGDKADMESEVSDEAEISRHTDVTGGDKADMESEVSDEAEISRHTDVTGGDKADMESEVSDEAISRHTDVTGGDKADMESEVSDEEVSTKKERHYRLGEDNLEDTLEYEFPTAAGLMPLTEREKDEDMIPITPQPSALDPVAILEPVMR
- the LOC117346062 gene encoding ankyrin-2-like isoform X23, with the translated sequence MDQEISRHTDVTGGDKADMESEVSDEAISRHTDVTGGDKADMESEVSDEADISRHTDVTGGDKADMESEVSDEAEISRHTNVTREDKADMESEVSDEEISRHTDVTGGDKADMESEVSDEAEISRHTDVTGGDKADMESEVSDEAEISRHTDVTGGDKADMESEVSDEAISRHTNVTGGDKADMESEISDEADISRHTDVTGGDKADMESEVSDEAEISRHTDVTGGDKADMESEVSDEAEISRHTNVTGGDKADMESEVSDEEISRHTDVTGGDKADMESEVSDEAISRHIDVTGGDKADMESEVSDEAISRHIDVTGGDKADMESEVSDEAEISRHTDVTGGDKADMESEVSDEAISRHTDVTGGDKADMESEVSDEAEISRHTDVTGGDKADMESEVSDEAGISRHTDVIGGDKADMESEFSDEEEISRHTDVTGGDKADMESEVSDEEVSTKKERHYRLGEDNLEDTLEYEFPTAAGLMPLTEREKDEDMIPITPQPSALDPVAILEPVMR
- the LOC117346062 gene encoding ankyrin-2-like isoform X43 — its product is MDQEISRHTDVTGGDKADMESEVSDEAISRHTDVTGGDKADMESEVSDEADISRHTDVTGGDKADMESEVSDEAEISRHTNVTREDKADMESEVSDEEISRHTDVTGGDKADMESEVSDEAEISRHTDVTGGDKADMESEVSDEAEISRHTDVTGGDKADMESEVSDEAISRHTDVTGGDKADMESEVSDEAEISRHTDVTGGDKADMESEVSDEAEISRHTNVTGGDKADMESEVSDEEISRHTDVTGGDKADMESEVSDEAISRHIDVTGGDKADMESEVSDEAISRHIDVTGGDKADMESEVSDEAEISRHTDVTGGDKADMESEVSDEAISRHTDVTGGDKADMESEVSDEAEISRHTDVTGGDKADMESEVSDEAGISRHTDVIGGDKADMESEFSDEEEISRHTDVTGGDKADMESEVSDEEVSTKKERHYRLGEDNLEDTLEYEFPTAAGLMPLTEREKDEDMIPITPQPSALDPVAILEPVMR
- the LOC117346062 gene encoding ankyrin-2-like isoform X1, coding for MDQEISRHTDVTGGDKADMESEVSDEAISRHTDVTGGDKADMESEVSDEADISRHTDVTGGDKADMESEVSDEAEISRHTNVTREDKADMESEVSDEEISRHTDVTGGDKADMESEVSDEAEISRHTDVTGGDKADMESEVSDEAISRHIDVTGGDKADMESEVSDEAEISRHTDVTGGDKADMESEVSDEAEISRHTNVTGGDKADMESEISDEADISRHTDVTGGDKADMESEVSDEAEISRHTDVTGGDKADMESEVSDEAEISRHTNVTGGDKADMESEVSDEEISRHTDVTGGDKADMESEVSDEAISRHIDVTGGDKADMESEVSDEAISRHIDVTGGDKADMESEVSDEAEISRHTDVTGGDKADMESEVSDEAISRHTDVTGGDKADMESEVSDEAEISRHTDVTGGDKADMESEVSDEAGISRHTDVIGGDKADMESEFSDEEEISRHTDVTGGDKADMESEVSDEEVSTKKERHYRLGEDNLEDTLEYEFPTAAGLMPLTEREKDEDMIPITPQPSALDPVAILEPVMR
- the LOC117346062 gene encoding ankyrin-2-like isoform X9; translated protein: MDQEISRHTDVTGGDKADMESEVSDEAISRHTDVTGGDKADMESEVSDEADISRHTDVTGGDKADMESEVSDEAEISRHTNVTREDKADMESEVSDEEISRHTDVTGGDKADMESEVSDEAEISRHTDVTGGDKADMESEVSDEAISRHIDVTGGDKADMESEVSDEAEISRHTDVTGGDKADMESEVSDEAEISRHTNVTGGDKADMESEISDEADISRHTDVTGGDKADMESEVSDEAEISRHTDVTGGDKADMESEVSDEAEISRHTNVTGGDKADMESEVSDEEISRHTDVTGGDKADMESEVSDEAISRHIDVTGGDKADMESEVSDEAEISRHTDVTGGDKADMESEVSDEAISRHTDVTGGDKADMESEVSDEAEISRHTDVTGGDKADMESEVSDEAGISRHTDVIGGDKADMESEFSDEEEISRHTDVTGGDKADMESEVSDEEVSTKKERHYRLGEDNLEDTLEYEFPTAAGLMPLTEREKDEDMIPITPQPSALDPVAILEPVMR
- the LOC117346062 gene encoding ankyrin-2-like isoform X18, whose product is MDQEISRHTDVTGGDKADMESEVSDEAISRHTDVTGGDKADMESEVSDEADISRHTDVTGGDKADMESEVSDEAEISRHTNVTREDKADMESEVSDEEISRHTDVTGGDKADMESEVSDEAEISRHTDVTGGDKADMESEVSDEAISRHIDVTGGDKADMESEVSDEAEISRHTDVTGGDKADMESEVSDEAEISRHTNVTGGDKADMESEISDEADISRHTDVTGGDKADMESEVSDEAEISRHTDVTGGDKADMESEVSDEAEISRHTNVTGGDKADMESEVSDEEISRHTDVTGGDKADMESEVSDEAISRHIDVTGGDKADMESEVSDEAISRHIDVTGGDKADMESEVSDEAEISRHTDVTGGDKADMESEVSDEAISRHTDVTGGDKADMESEVSDEAGISRHTDVIGGDKADMESEFSDEEEISRHTDVTGGDKADMESEVSDEEVSTKKERHYRLGEDNLEDTLEYEFPTAAGLMPLTEREKDEDMIPITPQPSALDPVAILEPVMR
- the LOC117346062 gene encoding ankyrin-2-like isoform X37; translated protein: MDQEISRHTDVTGGDKADMESEVSDEAISRHTDVTGGDKADMESEVSDEADISRHTDVTGGDKADMESEVSDEAEISRHTNVTREDKADMESEVSDEEISRHTDVTGGDKADMESEVSDEAEISRHTDVTGGDKADMESEVSDEAEISRHTNVTGGDKADMESEISDEADISRHTDVTGGDKADMESEVSDEAEISRHTDVTGGDKADMESEVSDEAEISRHTNVTGGDKADMESEVSDEEISRHTDVTGGDKADMESEVSDEAISRHIDVTGGDKADMESEVSDEAISRHIDVTGGDKADMESEVSDEAEISRHTDVTGGDKADMESEVSDEAISRHTDVTGGDKADMESEVSDEAEISRHTDVTGGDKADMESEVSDEAGISRHTDVIGGDKADMESEFSDEEEISRHTDVTGGDKADMESEVSDEEVSTKKERHYRLGEDNLEDTLEYEFPTAAGLMPLTEREKDEDMIPITPQPSALDPVAILEPVMR
- the LOC117346062 gene encoding ankyrin-2-like isoform X16, whose product is MDQEISRHTDVTGGDKADMESEVSDEAISRHTDVTGGDKADMESEVSDEADISRHTDVTGGDKADMESEVSDEAEISRHTNVTREDKADMESEVSDEEISRHTDVTGGDKADMESEVSDEAISRHIDVTGGDKADMESEVSDEAEISRHTDVTGGDKADMESEVSDEAEISRHTNVTGGDKADMESEISDEADISRHTDVTGGDKADMESEVSDEAEISRHTDVTGGDKADMESEVSDEAEISRHTNVTGGDKADMESEVSDEEISRHTDVTGGDKADMESEVSDEAISRHIDVTGGDKADMESEVSDEAISRHIDVTGGDKADMESEVSDEAEISRHTDVTGGDKADMESEVSDEAISRHTDVTGGDKADMESEVSDEAEISRHTDVTGGDKADMESEVSDEAGISRHTDVIGGDKADMESEFSDEEEISRHTDVTGGDKADMESEVSDEEVSTKKERHYRLGEDNLEDTLEYEFPTAAGLMPLTEREKDEDMIPITPQPSALDPVAILEPVMR
- the LOC117346062 gene encoding ankyrin-2-like isoform X22 yields the protein MDQEISRHTDVTGGDKADMESEVSDEAISRHTDVTGGDKADMESEVSDEADISRHTDVTGGDKADMESEVSDEAEISRHTNVTREDKADMESEVSDEEISRHTDVTGGDKADMESEVSDEAEISRHTDVTGGDKADMESEVSDEAISRHIDVTGGDKADMESEVSDEAEISRHTDVTGGDKADMESEVSDEAEISRHTNVTGGDKADMESEISDEAEISRHTDVTGGDKADMESEVSDEAEISRHTNVTGGDKADMESEVSDEEISRHTDVTGGDKADMESEVSDEAISRHIDVTGGDKADMESEVSDEAISRHIDVTGGDKADMESEVSDEAEISRHTDVTGGDKADMESEVSDEAISRHTDVTGGDKADMESEVSDEAEISRHTDVTGGDKADMESEVSDEAGISRHTDVIGGDKADMESEFSDEEEISRHTDVTGGDKADMESEVSDEEVSTKKERHYRLGEDNLEDTLEYEFPTAAGLMPLTEREKDEDMIPITPQPSALDPVAILEPVMR
- the LOC117346062 gene encoding ankyrin-2-like isoform X33, with protein sequence MDQEISRHTDVTGGDKADMESEVSDEAISRHTDVTGGDKADMESEVSDEADISRHTDVTGGDKADMESEVSDEAEISRHTDVTGGDKADMESEVSDEAISRHIDVTGGDKADMESEVSDEAEISRHTDVTGGDKADMESEVSDEAEISRHTNVTGGDKADMESEISDEADISRHTDVTGGDKADMESEVSDEAEISRHTDVTGGDKADMESEVSDEAEISRHTNVTGGDKADMESEVSDEEISRHTDVTGGDKADMESEVSDEAISRHIDVTGGDKADMESEVSDEAISRHIDVTGGDKADMESEVSDEAEISRHTDVTGGDKADMESEVSDEAISRHTDVTGGDKADMESEVSDEAEISRHTDVTGGDKADMESEVSDEAGISRHTDVIGGDKADMESEFSDEEEISRHTDVTGGDKADMESEVSDEEVSTKKERHYRLGEDNLEDTLEYEFPTAAGLMPLTEREKDEDMIPITPQPSALDPVAILEPVMR
- the LOC117346062 gene encoding ankyrin-2-like isoform X44, encoding MDQEISRHTDVTGGDKADMESEVSDEAISRHTDVTGGDKADMESEVSDEADISRHTDVTGGDKADMESEVSDEAEISRHTNVTREDKADMESEVSDEEISRHTDVTGGDKADMESEVSDEAEISRHTDVTGGDKADMESEVSDEAISRHIDVTGGDKADMESEVSDEAEISRHTDVTGGDKADMESEVSDEAISRHTDVTGGDKADMESEVSDEAEISRHTNVTGGDKADMESEVSDEEISRHTDVTGGDKADMESEVSDEAISRHIDVTGGDKADMESEVSDEAISRHIDVTGGDKADMESEVSDEAEISRHTDVTGGDKADMESEVSDEAISRHTDVTGGDKADMESEVSDEAEISRHTDVTGGDKADMESEVSDEAGISRHTDVIGGDKADMESEFSDEEEISRHTDVTGGDKADMESEVSDEEVSTKKERHYRLGEDNLEDTLEYEFPTAAGLMPLTEREKDEDMIPITPQPSALDPVAILEPVMR
- the LOC117346062 gene encoding ankyrin-2-like isoform X29, which encodes MDQEISRHTDVTGGDKADMESEVSDEAISRHTDVTGGDKADMESEVSDEADISRHTDVTGGDKADMESEVSDEAEISRHTNVTREDKADMESEVSDEEISRHTDVTGGDKADMESEVSDEAEISRHTDVTGGDKADMESEVSDEAISRHIDVTGGDKADMESEVSDEAEISRHTDVTGGDKADMESEVSDEAISRHTNVTGGDKADMESEISDEAISRHTDVTGGDKADMESEVSDEAEISRHTNVTGGDKADMESEVSDEEISRHTDVTGGDKADMESEVSDEAISRHIDVTGGDKADMESEVSDEAISRHIDVTGGDKADMESEVSDEAEISRHTDVTGGDKADMESEVSDEAISRHTDVTGGDKADMESEVSDEAEISRHTDVTGGDKADMESEVSDEAGISRHTDVIGGDKADMESEFSDEEEISRHTDVTGGDKADMESEVSDEEVSTKKERHYRLGEDNLEDTLEYEFPTAAGLMPLTEREKDEDMIPITPQPSALDPVAILEPVMR
- the LOC117346062 gene encoding ankyrin-2-like isoform X11; translation: MDQEISRHTDVTGGDKADMESEVSDEAISRHTDVTGGDKADMESEVSDEADISRHTDVTGGDKADMESEVSDEAEISRHTNVTREDKADMESEVSDEEISRHTDVTGGDKADMESEVSDEAEISRHTDVTGGDKADMESEVSDEAISRHIDVTGGDKADMESEVSDEAEISRHTDVTGGDKADMESEVSDEAEISRHTNVTGGDKADMESEISDEADISRHTDVTGGDKADMESEVSDEAEISRHTDVTGGDKADMESEVSDEAEISRHTNVTGGDKADMESEVSDEEISRHTDVTGGDKADMESEVSDEAISRHIDVTGGDKADMESEVSDEAISRHIDVTGGDKADMESEVSDEAEISRHTDVTGGDKADMESEVSDEAEISRHTDVTGGDKADMESEVSDEAGISRHTDVIGGDKADMESEFSDEEEISRHTDVTGGDKADMESEVSDEEVSTKKERHYRLGEDNLEDTLEYEFPTAAGLMPLTEREKDEDMIPITPQPSALDPVAILEPVMR
- the LOC117346062 gene encoding ankyrin-2-like isoform X35, whose product is MDQEISRHTDVTGGDKADMESEVSDEAISRHTDVTGGDKADMESEVSDEADISRHTDVTGGDKADMESEVSDEAEISRHTNVTREDKADMESEVSDEEISRHTDVTGGDKADMESEVSDEAEISRHTDVTGGDKADMESEVSDEAISRHIDVTGGDKADMESEVSDEAEISRHTDVTGGDKADMESEVSDEAEISRHTNVTGGDKADMESEISDEADISRHTDVTGGDKADMESEVSDEAEISRHTDVTGGDKADMESEVSDEAEISRHTNVTGGDKADMESEVSDEEISRHTDVTGGDKADMESEVSDEAISRHIDVTGGDKADMESEVSDEAISRHIDVTGGDKADMESEVSDEAEISRHTDVTGGDKADMESEVSDEAEISRHTDVTGGDKADMESEVSDEAEISRHTDVTGGDKADMESEVSDEEVSTKKERHYRLGEDNLEDTLEYEFPTAAGLMPLTEREKDEDMIPITPQPSALDPVAILEPVMR
- the LOC117346062 gene encoding ankyrin-2-like isoform X13 is translated as MDQEISRHTDVTGGDKADMESEVSDEAISRHTDVTGGDKADMESEVSDEADISRHTDVTGGDKADMESEVSDEAEISRHTNVTREDKADMESEVSDEEISRHTDVTGGDKADMESEVSDEAEISRHTDVTGGDKADMESEVSDEAEISRHTDVTGGDKADMESEVSDEAEISRHTNVTGGDKADMESEISDEADISRHTDVTGGDKADMESEVSDEAEISRHTDVTGGDKADMESEVSDEAEISRHTNVTGGDKADMESEVSDEEISRHTDVTGGDKADMESEVSDEAISRHIDVTGGDKADMESEVSDEAISRHIDVTGGDKADMESEVSDEAEISRHTDVTGGDKADMESEVSDEAISRHTDVTGGDKADMESEVSDEAEISRHTDVTGGDKADMESEVSDEAGISRHTDVIGGDKADMESEFSDEEEISRHTDVTGGDKADMESEVSDEEVSTKKERHYRLGEDNLEDTLEYEFPTAAGLMPLTEREKDEDMIPITPQPSALDPVAILEPVMR
- the LOC117346062 gene encoding ankyrin-2-like isoform X25; this translates as MDQEISRHTDVTGGDKADMESEVSDEAISRHTDVTGGDKADMESEVSDEADISRHTDVTGGDKADMESEVSDEAEISRHTNVTREDKADMESEVSDEEISRHTDVTGGDKADMESEVSDEAEISRHTDVTGGDKADMESEVSDEAISRHIDVTGGDKADMESEVSDEAEISRHTDVTGGDKADMESEVSDEAISRHTDVTGGDKADMESEVSDEAEISRHTDVTGGDKADMESEVSDEAEISRHTNVTGGDKADMESEVSDEEISRHTDVTGGDKADMESEVSDEAISRHIDVTGGDKADMESEVSDEAISRHIDVTGGDKADMESEVSDEAEISRHTDVTGGDKADMESEVSDEAISRHTDVTGGDKADMESEVSDEAEISRHTDVTGGDKADMESEVSDEAGISRHTDVIGGDKADMESEFSDEEEISRHTDVTGGDKADMESEVSDEEVSTKKERHYRLGEDNLEDTLEYEFPTAAGLMPLTEREKDEDMIPITPQPSALDPVAILEPVMR